In one window of Paracoccus saliphilus DNA:
- a CDS encoding M20 aminoacylase family protein, which translates to MFDSEHISEAVAWRHDLHRHPELGFQEDRTSGLIAGLLEGWGWQVHRGLARTGVVARLGEGGPSVALRADIDALPIEEATGLDYASVHPGKMHACGHDGHTAMLLLAARQIAAEGVRRGTVTLIFQPAEENDGGARVMIEEGLFREFPCDTVYGIHNWPGLPPGRLVARDAEMMAAFAVFEIVINGRGSHAAMPEQGDGVIAATSRLTGALQELPARRLSPLDPGVVSVTQIHTGSAWNICPDRAVLRGTARWFSPGAGDVLEARLAEVAQGIAAAHGCHATVDYQRRYPATINSAPEAALARQLGEAMELDTTETGPSMASEDFAFMLNERRGAYIWLGAGRDSDNPGLHSAQFDFNDAVLPTGAEFWVRLARRAAGD; encoded by the coding sequence ATGTTCGACAGCGAGCACATATCCGAAGCCGTCGCGTGGCGGCACGACCTGCATCGCCATCCCGAGCTGGGCTTTCAGGAAGACCGGACATCCGGCCTAATCGCCGGATTGCTGGAGGGCTGGGGATGGCAGGTCCATCGCGGCCTAGCCCGGACCGGGGTCGTGGCACGGCTGGGCGAAGGCGGGCCATCCGTCGCGTTGCGAGCCGATATCGACGCACTGCCCATCGAGGAGGCCACGGGGCTCGACTACGCCTCGGTCCACCCCGGCAAGATGCATGCCTGCGGCCATGACGGGCATACCGCGATGCTATTGCTGGCCGCGCGGCAGATCGCGGCTGAGGGGGTTCGACGCGGAACCGTCACGCTGATTTTTCAGCCTGCAGAGGAAAACGATGGCGGCGCGCGGGTGATGATCGAGGAAGGGCTGTTTCGGGAATTCCCCTGCGATACCGTCTATGGCATCCATAACTGGCCGGGGCTGCCTCCGGGACGGCTGGTTGCCCGCGATGCCGAGATGATGGCCGCCTTTGCCGTCTTCGAGATCGTCATCAATGGGCGCGGCAGCCACGCCGCGATGCCCGAGCAAGGCGATGGCGTGATTGCCGCGACATCCCGCCTGACCGGGGCGTTGCAGGAATTGCCGGCGCGGCGGCTGTCGCCGCTGGATCCCGGCGTGGTCTCGGTCACGCAGATCCATACCGGATCGGCATGGAATATCTGCCCCGACCGGGCCGTGCTGCGGGGTACCGCCCGGTGGTTCTCGCCAGGGGCGGGCGATGTTCTGGAGGCGCGGCTCGCCGAGGTGGCGCAGGGTATCGCGGCAGCGCACGGATGCCACGCAACGGTGGATTATCAGCGTCGCTACCCGGCGACGATCAATTCCGCACCAGAGGCCGCATTGGCGCGGCAGCTTGGCGAAGCCATGGAACTGGACACAACCGAGACCGGCCCCAGCATGGCCTCCGAGGATTTCGCCTTCATGCTGAACGAGCGGCGCGGGGCCTATATCTGGCTGGGCGCCGGGCGCGACAGCGACAATCCCGGACTGCATTCGGCGCAGTTCGATTTCAACGACGCGGTTCTGCCAACGGGCGCGGAATTCTGGGTGCGGCTGGCTCGTCGGGCCGCCGGTGATTGA
- a CDS encoding LysR family transcriptional regulator, whose product MREFLIVAQEGSIRRAAERLNIAPSAVSRKLADAETRLGVTLLERSSQGIVLTDAGRLVREHALHMRDEQTFLLDQLGRFRESGGQPVRIAVGEGFAADLMQNGLAPLGLAHPQLRFRTDLAGTEEIQRRVIDGEADIGIAYNPVPTERTASLAIARQPLCAIVPAGSPLARRERIPLAEMLALPVAMLDARHAIRTLVGRAASDQGLALRPQVETSSIAALIRYVGAGMGGTFLPRFSASIQAARGEVAIVDLDEESLQHVSAHLMVRARRRLPSPAALTAEYLAAHMVAFRG is encoded by the coding sequence TTGCGGGAATTTTTGATCGTGGCGCAGGAAGGCTCGATCCGCCGCGCGGCAGAGCGGCTGAACATCGCGCCTTCGGCAGTCAGCCGAAAGCTGGCCGATGCCGAAACACGGTTGGGCGTCACGCTGCTGGAACGCAGCTCGCAGGGGATCGTGCTGACCGATGCCGGGCGGCTGGTCCGTGAACATGCACTGCATATGCGGGACGAACAGACCTTCCTGCTGGATCAACTGGGCAGGTTCAGGGAAAGCGGCGGTCAGCCGGTGCGCATCGCGGTTGGCGAAGGCTTCGCCGCCGATCTGATGCAGAACGGATTGGCGCCCTTGGGCCTTGCGCATCCGCAGCTGCGCTTTCGCACTGATCTTGCCGGAACCGAGGAAATCCAGCGGAGAGTAATCGACGGCGAGGCGGATATCGGCATCGCCTACAATCCGGTACCCACAGAGAGAACGGCTTCGCTCGCCATTGCGCGGCAGCCGCTTTGCGCCATTGTTCCGGCCGGCTCCCCCTTGGCCCGACGCGAGCGTATCCCGCTGGCCGAGATGCTGGCACTGCCGGTCGCGATGCTCGATGCGCGCCACGCGATCCGGACGCTAGTGGGTCGCGCGGCAAGCGATCAAGGGCTGGCGCTGCGCCCGCAGGTAGAGACCTCTTCGATCGCCGCGCTGATCCGCTATGTCGGCGCGGGAATGGGAGGAACCTTTCTGCCGCGCTTTTCGGCCTCGATCCAGGCAGCGCGGGGAGAGGTGGCGATCGTCGATCTGGACGAGGAATCGCTTCAGCATGTCAGCGCCCACCTGATGGTACGCGCGAGGCGACGGCTACCTTCCCCGGCGGCGCTCACCGCCGAATATCTCGCCGCACATATGGTGGCGTTTCGCGGCTGA
- a CDS encoding NAD(P)-dependent oxidoreductase, with protein sequence MGQSVGVIGLGAMGMGIAQNLLRGEFAVLAYDLSQAAMARAGDSGIAIAASPVEVMHAADTVVLSLPLARHVEETIEAGFAAGVFDNRQGMVIIDTSTSETAVSRRLAARLAEAGHGFLDAPVSGGPQGAANGALSMMIGGDAEWVAKAQPVLDSMAAKVIHVGDSGAGNIAKLVNNMLVACHMLTTAEALRLSEAAGLPAKDALRVINSATGRSALSEVHFPNWVLTRSFDSGFSAGLMRKDVRLALELASDAGCTMPVSELVAELWSEARSGLEDTDDFMLMGDPAAHAKERTDD encoded by the coding sequence ATGGGTCAATCGGTTGGCGTCATCGGGCTGGGGGCGATGGGAATGGGCATCGCCCAGAACCTGCTCCGTGGCGAGTTCGCGGTATTGGCCTATGATCTTTCGCAAGCTGCGATGGCCCGTGCCGGCGATTCCGGCATCGCTATCGCCGCCTCCCCCGTCGAGGTGATGCATGCCGCCGATACGGTCGTGCTGTCGCTCCCCCTTGCCCGACATGTCGAGGAAACCATCGAGGCAGGCTTCGCGGCAGGCGTGTTCGACAATCGGCAAGGGATGGTCATCATCGACACGTCGACTTCCGAGACTGCGGTCAGTCGGCGATTGGCGGCAAGGCTGGCCGAGGCCGGGCATGGTTTTCTGGATGCGCCGGTCAGCGGCGGACCGCAGGGGGCGGCGAACGGGGCGCTGTCGATGATGATCGGCGGCGACGCCGAATGGGTGGCAAAGGCGCAGCCGGTGCTGGATAGCATGGCCGCGAAGGTGATCCATGTCGGCGATAGCGGTGCGGGGAATATCGCCAAGCTGGTCAACAACATGCTGGTCGCCTGCCATATGCTGACCACCGCCGAGGCTCTGCGCCTCTCCGAAGCGGCGGGGCTGCCCGCCAAGGATGCCTTGCGGGTCATCAACAGCGCCACCGGCCGCAGCGCGCTGAGCGAGGTGCATTTCCCGAACTGGGTACTGACCCGCAGTTTCGACAGCGGCTTCAGCGCCGGGTTGATGCGGAAGGATGTCCGCCTTGCGCTTGAACTGGCCTCGGATGCCGGTTGCACGATGCCGGTTTCGGAACTGGTGGCGGAACTGTGGTCCGAGGCTCGCTCGGGGTTGGAAGATACGGATGATTTCATGTTGATGGGCGATCCCGCCGCCCACGCGAAGGAAAGAACAGATGACTGA